In Vibrio alginolyticus NBRC 15630 = ATCC 17749, the sequence AAAACGTAGATCTAGAGGGCAAATCTTGTCCTTAAATGAGCACTTTTGAGCTCAGCTTATATTTGTTACCAGGGTGATAAAGTAGGGCGGTACTGACTAACTTATCTTGGCTCCACGTTCTGCGATTCAAGAGAAGGCAAGGTTCATTGGCTTGCATTTTTAAGTCTTGCTTAATACGGCTTTCAGGCACAATTGCCTCTACAGTATGTTCTATCGCGCTGAGTGGGCAATTATCTGACAGGTATTGATTTGGAGTGATTTGTGTGAAGTCTTGATTTAAATAACTCGGGGCATATTGGCTATTCACCCAGCGGAGCTCCAATTGAATCGGCGTTTGGTCTTCATAGTGAATAATTTCACTGTAAAACACTGTCGTGCCTAGCATAACGCCGAGTTTTGTCGCAATGTTGTCATCTGCTTTTATGGCAATCTGTTTGAGCACTTTACTGCCATACTTTCGCCCTCTATCGCTGACTTCTTCGGCAATGTTTCGAATGTCTAGCAGGGGGGATTCTGACTTTTCACCAGGATCACACACGAACGTGCCTAAGCGTGGGCGACGTTGTAATCGGCCCTCATTTACTAAATCCCGAATTGCTTTGTTCACTGTCATTCTACTGACACCAAATTGCTCGGTAAGCTCAATCTCGGTGGCGATGCGATGACCAACTACCCACTCTCCAGCATCAATTTTATCCAGGATAAATTGTTTAATTTGAATGTAGAGCGGTGCAGACATAATGATTTCCCTTTATTTGACTATACAAATACTGCTGAATTTAGGTACAAATTGCAAACATTTCTCGACGAATGTACCGCTTAGTGACCGAACAATCCTATTGCAGGGCTGAATGACTCTTGCTGCTGAGCATTATTTGGCTTGATGATTGAATTCAAGCATTTTCTTGTGGTCTATTGCTTGCACAGCAGAAAACAATTGTGTAAACAAACGATTATTAGAAGAAAAGTCGCTAAAAAAGGAAAAATATGTTTAAAAAATTGAAAGCATCACTGGGGATCGGCTCTGCAAAAGTAGATACCATTTTGGACGAAATGAGCGTGTTTCAAGGAGCGACGCTGAAAGGGCATGTTCATATCAAAGGCGGAGATGTCGAACAACAAATTGATGCTATTACGATTAAATTGAACACGGAAATGAAAGTCGAAGTGGATGATAGCGTAAGTTACCAAACCTTCACTATTGATCAATTGAAAGCAGTTGACCCTTTTGTGATTCAACCTAATGAAGAAAAGCAGGTTCCGTTTGAGCTAAAACTGCATGATGAAACACCAATTACTGCGGTTAGCGCACTTAAGAATCAATGTCATGTTTGGGTCGAGACGACGTTAGATATTGATTTTGCAATTGATCCGCGTGACCGTGACTATATTGAAGTGAAACCTTTACCAGTAGCATCTCGGGTTATTCAAGCGATCGAGCAAGCTGGTTTCACTATGGTTAAAGCCGATGTTGAAAAAGGCTTTTTGCGCGGTGGCTCGTTTGCTTCTCGCTCTGGTATTTATCAAGAGCTAGAGTTCCGTAACAGCGGCTTTATCTCATCAAAAGAAATTGAGCTCTCTTTTATTCTGGAAGGGCAGGTCATGCATTGTTTGGCAGAGATTGACCGTTCGCTCAGTTTGGCTGGTGACCAATATCGCTCGTTTACGTTGCCGATCAATGCAACCGATGCTCAAGTCGCAGCCGCAGTGGCACCAACGCTAAATCTATAGCTCTCATCACCTTGATGAAAATATGTACCGATATCCTATTGTGAAAGCGATATCGGTACTGTTATCCATGTTTCTTGCGTTCTCTACGGCTAAAAACTCAAGCGCTGAATTTTCCATTAGATATCGATAGCCCAATACCAGTTCATTAGAGGCATCAGCAAACTCTGTGGGCCCTTCTGTTGAGCCTTGATACCAATGATATTCCAACATCAGGTGATGGTTATCTTCTAAGGCATAACGGTACCCACCCGCAATGGCAATCGTATTATGTCGATAGGGCAGATCGAGCAAGGCACGGTCATCCGAGCGAAAAGTCATGCCAATCATCGAATAAAATGCATGAGCATCACTTAAGTAGCTGTAGTTTAATTGGAAGCCTTGCTCGAAACTGCTACCTTGAAAAGTACCGTGAGCCACATCGTTAAAATACAAACTGCCGCCAATCGATAGGCCGTGATGTTCATTTTGGAACACTTGATACTGTAAGTAAGTAGATAGGTTATTGGCCAGTGTTTGTCCTTCGAAATCATCTTCAAGCACATTATATTGCGGCATTGAAATGTAAAAACGATCTCTGTCTACTTTATCCCGCCCATTTTGTCCGATACCGAAAAGTTTATGGAAGCTTTTCGTCAGTCCATCTAAATGGTTGTCAGCGGCAAAGACCCATCGATAGTTGAGCTCCCACTGCCAACGGTTGCTGACTTGCCATTTGCTGCCTAATTCGATTTGATTGTGGTAATAATCCAGTGCGTATTCATCAGTATGAGCCCAAACACTTGCCACGGTTCCCGAACCATAGGCTTCGACAAAACCAGAGGGCAGACTATGCCCTGAACGCAGTATGTTGGTGTGACTAACCACTTGCATTGGGGATTGTGCGTAAGAACGCAGCGGGCCATATAAGTCATTTGATGCGAAGGCTTGCAAAGAACATATCGAGGTGCTTAGAAGTACCATAAAGCGCGATTTGAAATAGACCATGATGAATACCTACATACAAACTACTCTATAAAACAACTATATACCTAAATCGCACGTTGAGCTCTCGCCAAGCGTGTTAAGCTTTGTATCGGTTCAAACGTAATAGGCGATATTGTAATTTGTTGTGTAAGTTCATTGGGGGGCAATTCCGTTTACAAGTTATGCGGTCTCTTAAAAAGCATGATCAGATTGTCGTGACGGGTCTGCGGTTAAGTTCTTATGACAAAACAAAATCGCGCTTTGCATTCTAAATGTGAGCTAGGTACAATCCCATTTTCGATAACGGTCCGGTATTCGTGTTACCGAGAGGCCTTTATTGACTCTCAACTATTTTCAACAAATAGCTTCTAATTTGAATAACATGTGTTGCTTGGTGTGCAACACCACTGTAAAGGACATAGCATGCCTATTATTACTCTTCCTGACGGCAGTCAGCGTCAATTTGACAACCCAGTTTCTACTATGGAAGTTGCGCAATCGATCGGTCCTGGTCTTGCAAAAGCAACTATCGCTGGTCGTGTAAACGGTAACCGCGTTGATGCGTGTGATCTAATTGAAGAAGACGCAAGCCTTGAAATCATCACAGTTAAAGATGAAGTAGACGGTCTAGAAATCGTTCGTCACTCTTGTGCTCACCTTCTGGGTCACGCTCTTAAGCAGCTTTACCCTCAAGCTAAAATGGCGATCGGTCCAACCATCGACAATGGCTTCTACTACGATATCGACCTAGACGAATCTCTAACGCAAGAAGATCTTGAAAAGATTGAAAAGCGTATGAAAGAGCTAGCGAAAACCAAGTACGAAGTGGTTAAGAAAAAAGTAAGCTGGCAGGAAGCGCGTGATACGTTTGAATCACGTGGCGAACCATACAAAGTGGAAATCCTAGACGAAAACGTATCTCGTGATGATCGTCCAGGTCTTTACCACCATGAAGAATACATCGACATGTGTCGTGGTCCACACGTACCTAACATGAGCTTCTGTCAACATTTCACACTATTAAATGTGGCAGGCGCATACTGGCGTGGTAACAGCGACAACAAAATGCTTCAACGTATCTACGGTACAGCATTCCACGATAAGAAAGCTCTGAAAGCGCACCTAACTCGCCTAGAAGAAGCGGCGAAGCGCGACCACCGTAAGATTGGTAAGCAACTAGACCTATTCCACATGCAGCAAGAAGCGCCGGGTATGGTGTTCTGGCATCACAATGGTTGGTCTATCTTCCGTGATCTAGAAGTATTCATTCGCGCTAAGCTAGATGAGTACGGTTACCAAGAAGTAAAAGGTCCGCTAATGATGGACCGTGTTCTTTGGGA encodes:
- a CDS encoding sporulation protein; the encoded protein is MFKKLKASLGIGSAKVDTILDEMSVFQGATLKGHVHIKGGDVEQQIDAITIKLNTEMKVEVDDSVSYQTFTIDQLKAVDPFVIQPNEEKQVPFELKLHDETPITAVSALKNQCHVWVETTLDIDFAIDPRDRDYIEVKPLPVASRVIQAIEQAGFTMVKADVEKGFLRGGSFASRSGIYQELEFRNSGFISSKEIELSFILEGQVMHCLAEIDRSLSLAGDQYRSFTLPINATDAQVAAAVAPTLNL
- the hutC gene encoding histidine utilization repressor: MSAPLYIQIKQFILDKIDAGEWVVGHRIATEIELTEQFGVSRMTVNKAIRDLVNEGRLQRRPRLGTFVCDPGEKSESPLLDIRNIAEEVSDRGRKYGSKVLKQIAIKADDNIATKLGVMLGTTVFYSEIIHYEDQTPIQLELRWVNSQYAPSYLNQDFTQITPNQYLSDNCPLSAIEHTVEAIVPESRIKQDLKMQANEPCLLLNRRTWSQDKLVSTALLYHPGNKYKLSSKVLI
- a CDS encoding DUF3187 family protein; the encoded protein is MVYFKSRFMVLLSTSICSLQAFASNDLYGPLRSYAQSPMQVVSHTNILRSGHSLPSGFVEAYGSGTVASVWAHTDEYALDYYHNQIELGSKWQVSNRWQWELNYRWVFAADNHLDGLTKSFHKLFGIGQNGRDKVDRDRFYISMPQYNVLEDDFEGQTLANNLSTYLQYQVFQNEHHGLSIGGSLYFNDVAHGTFQGSSFEQGFQLNYSYLSDAHAFYSMIGMTFRSDDRALLDLPYRHNTIAIAGGYRYALEDNHHLMLEYHWYQGSTEGPTEFADASNELVLGYRYLMENSALEFLAVENARNMDNSTDIAFTIGYRYIFSSR